From the genome of Ralstonia insidiosa:
GGCGGCCAACTGATCTGGGATGCCAACCCGAAGATCGTGGAAGTGCTGCGTGACTCGGGCAACCTGTTCGACGCGCACAAGCACCCGCACAGCTACATGCACTGCTGGCGCCACAAGACGCCGATCATCTACCGCGCCACGTCGCAGTGGTTTGCGGGGATGGACGTGCAGCCCAACGACGGCAACGCCACGCTGCGTGAGACTGCTTTGGCCGGCATCGACGCCACCGCGTTCTATCCGTCGTGGGGCAAGCAGCGCCTGCACAACATGATCGCCAACCGCCCGGACTGGACGCTCTCGCGCCAGCGCCAATGGGGCGTGCCGATGGCCTTCTTTGTGCACAAGGAAACCGGTGCACTGCATCCGCGCACGCCCGAGCTGCTGGAGCAGGTTGCCCAGCGCATCGAAAAGGCCGGCGTGGAAGCGTGGCAAACGCTCGACCCGCGCGAACTGCTCGGCGATGAGGCCAACATGTACGAAAAGAACCGCGACACGCTCGACGTGTGGTTCGACTCGGGCACGACGCACTGGCACGTCATCCGCGGCTCGCATGCGGCGGACCTGTACGACGCCTCGGCTGATCTGCCGGACGGCCGCCTGGCTGACCTGTACCTGGAAGGCTCGGACCAGCACCGCGGCTGGTTCCACTCGTCGCTGCTGACCGCCTCGATGCTGTACGGCAAGCCGCCGTACAAGGGCCTGCTGACGCACGGCTTCACGGTCGACGGCGAAGGCCGCAAGATGTCCAAGTCGATCGGCAACACGATCGCGCCGCAGGAAATCGCCAACAAGATGGGCGCCGAGATCATCCGCCTGTGGGTGGCCTCGACCGACTACTCGGGCGAACTCGCCATCTCGGACGAGATCCTGAAGCGCGTGGTGGAAGGCTATCGCCGCATCCGCAACACGCTGCGCTTCCTGCTCGCCAACCTGACCGACTACGACCACGCCAAGCACGCGCTGCCGACCGAGCAATGGCTCGAAATCGACCGCTACGCCGTAGCGCTGACGGATGCTCTGCAGAAGGAAGTGCTGTCGCACTACGACGTCTATGAATTCCACCCGGTGGTTTCCAAGCTACAGACGTTCTGCTCGGAAGACCTGGGCGGCTTCTACCTCGACGTGCTGAAGGATCGCCTGTACACCACGGCGCCCGATTCCGTGGCGCGCCGCTCGGCACAGAATGCGCTGTACCACATCACCCTGTCGATGCTGCACTGGATGGCACCGTTCCTGTCGTTCACGGCTGAAGAAGCGTGGCAAGTCTTCGCGCACGGCACGGAGCACACCGACACCATTTTCACCAGCACCTACTACGACGCCCCGGTGCCGCAAGGCGCCAGCGCCCTGCTGGAGAAGTGGGCGGCCATCCGCAACGTGCGTGGCGAAGTGACCAAGCAACTGGAAACGCTGCGCACCGATGGCAAGATCGGTTCGTCGCTGCAAGCGGAAGTGACGGTCGCGGCCGGTGACACGGTGTACGACGCACTGAACAGCCTCGGCGACGATCTGCGCTTCGTGCTGATCACGTCGGCGGCCAAGCTCGAGCGCGCGCCCGAAGGCGGCGATCTGCTCATCAGCGTGGTGCCGTCAACGCACGCTAAGTGCGAACGCTGCTGGCACTACCGCGCTGACGTCGGCCACGACCACGCCCACCCGACCCTTTGCAAGCGTTGCACCGACAACCTGTTCGGCGCCGGTGAACAACGGAGCGCTGCCTGATGGCCACTCGTAACAACGGTAAGAGCAAGTCGGTTGGGTTAAAGAAAAGCGGTAGCGGCCATGGCGTGGGCCCGTGGCTGGGCCTCGCTGTCATCTGGATCCTGCTGGACCAGTTGACCAAGGTTGCCATCAGCAAGACCTTTGTCTGGGGAGAGTCGCGCCCCATCACCGGGTTCTTTAACCTGGTGCTGGCCTATAACAAGGGCGCGGCGTTCTCGTTCCTGGCGGCCGCCGGTGGATGGCAGCGCTGGTTCTTCACGGGCCTGGGCGTGGCGGCGGCGGTGTTCATCATCTGGCTGCTCAAGCGGCACAGTGGGCAGAAGATGTTCTGCTTCGCGCTGGCGCTGATCCTGGGCGGCGCGCTGGGCAACGTGATTGACCGCGTCGTCTACGGCCATGTGGTGGATTTTCTCGATTTCCACCTGAACGGTTACCACTGGCCCGCCTTCAACGTGGCGGACTGCGGTATCTGCATTGGCGCGGTGCTGCTGATCATCGACGAACTGCGGCGCGTGCGTCGCTAGCGTCAAGGCTGTCCTGGCCAAGGTTCCATCGGGCGTGCTGCGCCCCGGCGAGGACAGCACGTGCTGGACCACTTGATTGGCAAGGCGCCGGGCCGCGAAACATCCATCGTCACCCTCAATAGCGCACGACGTACCACGCCCGCTTGATGTACTCCGCCACGATCGTCCCGGCTTCATAGATGGGGAAGGACTTGGTGAGTGTGTCACCTGGGAATACGCCGCGCACACCCCACGTCACTTCCGGCCAGACCTGGCGGAACACGTTCAATGCGCGGCCGGTGTGGTACCAGCTCGTGACCAGTACGGCGCTGTGCACGGGCTGATCAGCCAGCGTCTGCCGCGTCATCTGCGCGTTTTCCATTGTGCTGCCGGACTGGCATTCGTGGCCGATACGGTCGGCCGGCACTCCGGCCATCACCAGGCGGCGCTCGATCAGCAGGCAGTCGCCCTCGCCGCTCACAAACACACGCGGCGCCACGCCCGCATGGAACAGCTCCGCTGCGCCAATCACACGCTGGCCCGATTCCCCACCCAGCACGACGATCACGTCTGCGCGGGCGGGTACCGATTCCTCCCGTAACCAAGCCTTGGACTCGCGCACGAGCACGGCACCAATCACCACGGCGACGATAGCGCCAGCGCCAATCACAGCCAATACATTGCGAACTGCCGGGCGACGAAAAACCAGACCAAAAACCATATCGAGAATGCGCATTTGAGGACAAATCCAGGCGCCGGACGCGCCTGAAGCCAAGCCGGTATCATCGCCACTGTTCAGCGGGCAATGCAAACACTGGGGCACCGGGTTGTATCCTGCCCACGCACATTGCGTCAATCGGATTCAAAAGCAGGTGTTTATGGAACTGCAAGGCAAACATTTCGTGCTCGGCCTGACGGGCGGCATCGCGTGCTACAAGTCGGCCGAACTGGTACGGCTGCTGACCAAGGCCGGCGCTACGGTGCAGGTCGTGATGACCGACGCCGCCACGCACTTCATCACGCCGGTGACGATGCAAGCGCTTTCCGGCCGCCCGGTCTTCACGTCGGAATGGGACAACCGCATCGGCAATAACATGGCGCATATCGACCTCTCGCGCGAGGCAGATGCCATCGTCATCGCCCCGGCCTCCACCGATTTCCTCGCCAAGCTCGCGCACGGCATGGCGGACGATCTGCTCTCCACGCTGTGCATCGCGCGCGATTGCCCGCTGCTCGTCGCGCCCGCCATGAACCGGCAGATGTGGGCCGCACCCGCCACGCAGCGCAATGCCGCCCAACTGCGCGCCGATGACGTCACCCTGCTCGGCCCCGATGCCGGCGACCAAGCCTGCGGCGAGGTGGGCGACGGCCGCATGCTAGAGCCGGAAGATATCGTCGAGCGGCTCGTCGGCTTCTTCCAGCCCAAGCTGCTGCGCGGGCACCGCGTGTTGCTGACAGCCGGGCCGACATTCGAGCCGATCGACCCGGTGCGCGGCATCACGAATCTGTCCAGCGGCAAGATGGGCTTTGCGTTGGCGCGTGCCGCGTCGCAGGCCGGAGCGGAAGTCACGCTGGTTGCGGGGCCTTGTCACCAGGACACGCCCGCTGGCGTGCTGCGCATCGACGTGCAGACCGCCCAGCAAATGCACGACGCCGTGATGCGCGAGCTGGATACAAGCAAGAACGACATCTTCATCGCCGTAGCTGCCGTGGCCGACTGGCGCGTGGCGCAGGCTGCCGACCAGAAGCTCAAGAAGCAGAACGACTCGGACGTGCCCACACTGGCGTTCACGCAGAACCCGGACATCCTGGCGGGTGTTGCTCGCCGCCCGAACGCGCCGTTCTGCGTCGGCTTCGCGGCTGAGACAGAGCGCCTGGAAGAGTTCGGTGAGGCCAAGCGCCAGAAAAAAGGCATTCCGCTGCTGGTCGGCAACCTCGGCCACCAGACCTTCGGCCGCGACGACAATGAAGTCGCGCTGTTCGACGCCAAGGGCATCACGCGCCTGCCGCGCGCCGACAAGCTGACGCTGGCGCGCCAGATCGTTGCCGCCATCGCGGACCGTGTGCATGGGGCAAAGCCATGAGCACACCGATCCGCCTGTCCGTCCTCGACCAGAGTCCGGTCATCTACGGCCACAGCGCACGCGACGCGATTGCCGCGACGGTCGACCTGGCACAACTCACGGATTCCCTCGGCTACACGCGCTACTGGTGCGCCGAGCACCACGGCCTGCGCGGCGTCAGCAACCCTGCGCCCGAGGTGATGATCGCCCGCGTGGCGAGCGCCACGAAGCACCTGCGCGTTGGTTCCGGCGGCGTGATGCTGCCCTACTACAGCCCGTTCAAGCTGGCCGAGCAGTTCCGCCTGCTGGAAGCGCTGTTTCCGAAC
Proteins encoded in this window:
- the ileS gene encoding isoleucine--tRNA ligase; this translates as MSDAKKPTPEKSKYPVNLLDTPFPMRGDLPKREPQWVKQWQDKQLYKKIRAARKGAKKFILHDGPPYANGDLHIGHAVNKILKDMVIKARGLTGLDAVYVPGWDCHGMPIEIQIEKQFGKGLPVKEVQEKARAYATGQIARQKADFERLGVLGDWADPYLTMNFRNEADEVRALGKILEKGYVFRGLKPVNWCFDCGSALAEAEVEYADRTDLSIDVGFPFADIDALASAFHVGADVLKAKQGWIVIWTTTPWTIPSNQALNLHPEIEYALVDTPRGLLIVAKERVEACLQSWKLEGTVLATCEGAALSGVRFHHPLAKMDAGYDRTSPVYLGDYVTIDTGTGIVHSAPAYGVEDFQSCKSHGMPDSEIINPVMGNGVYASTLPLFGGQLIWDANPKIVEVLRDSGNLFDAHKHPHSYMHCWRHKTPIIYRATSQWFAGMDVQPNDGNATLRETALAGIDATAFYPSWGKQRLHNMIANRPDWTLSRQRQWGVPMAFFVHKETGALHPRTPELLEQVAQRIEKAGVEAWQTLDPRELLGDEANMYEKNRDTLDVWFDSGTTHWHVIRGSHAADLYDASADLPDGRLADLYLEGSDQHRGWFHSSLLTASMLYGKPPYKGLLTHGFTVDGEGRKMSKSIGNTIAPQEIANKMGAEIIRLWVASTDYSGELAISDEILKRVVEGYRRIRNTLRFLLANLTDYDHAKHALPTEQWLEIDRYAVALTDALQKEVLSHYDVYEFHPVVSKLQTFCSEDLGGFYLDVLKDRLYTTAPDSVARRSAQNALYHITLSMLHWMAPFLSFTAEEAWQVFAHGTEHTDTIFTSTYYDAPVPQGASALLEKWAAIRNVRGEVTKQLETLRTDGKIGSSLQAEVTVAAGDTVYDALNSLGDDLRFVLITSAAKLERAPEGGDLLISVVPSTHAKCERCWHYRADVGHDHAHPTLCKRCTDNLFGAGEQRSAA
- the lspA gene encoding signal peptidase II, translating into MATRNNGKSKSVGLKKSGSGHGVGPWLGLAVIWILLDQLTKVAISKTFVWGESRPITGFFNLVLAYNKGAAFSFLAAAGGWQRWFFTGLGVAAAVFIIWLLKRHSGQKMFCFALALILGGALGNVIDRVVYGHVVDFLDFHLNGYHWPAFNVADCGICIGAVLLIIDELRRVRR
- a CDS encoding YdcF family protein, which translates into the protein MVFRRPAVRNVLAVIGAGAIVAVVIGAVLVRESKAWLREESVPARADVIVVLGGESGQRVIGAAELFHAGVAPRVFVSGEGDCLLIERRLVMAGVPADRIGHECQSGSTMENAQMTRQTLADQPVHSAVLVTSWYHTGRALNVFRQVWPEVTWGVRGVFPGDTLTKSFPIYEAGTIVAEYIKRAWYVVRY
- the coaBC gene encoding bifunctional phosphopantothenoylcysteine decarboxylase/phosphopantothenate--cysteine ligase CoaBC; the protein is MELQGKHFVLGLTGGIACYKSAELVRLLTKAGATVQVVMTDAATHFITPVTMQALSGRPVFTSEWDNRIGNNMAHIDLSREADAIVIAPASTDFLAKLAHGMADDLLSTLCIARDCPLLVAPAMNRQMWAAPATQRNAAQLRADDVTLLGPDAGDQACGEVGDGRMLEPEDIVERLVGFFQPKLLRGHRVLLTAGPTFEPIDPVRGITNLSSGKMGFALARAASQAGAEVTLVAGPCHQDTPAGVLRIDVQTAQQMHDAVMRELDTSKNDIFIAVAAVADWRVAQAADQKLKKQNDSDVPTLAFTQNPDILAGVARRPNAPFCVGFAAETERLEEFGEAKRQKKGIPLLVGNLGHQTFGRDDNEVALFDAKGITRLPRADKLTLARQIVAAIADRVHGAKP